The DNA window TACTTCAGGCAGTACTGGATGTATACATCCGTATCCTCGCCGCGAGCCAACTTCTCTGCACAGCCGAAAACTCCCTTGTGCAGCCAGCAATATGTGTCGACGGCCACTGTGCTACCGCGAATATCCTTTAGATGCAGCTGCGAGGAGGCCTTGCCCACGAAGGGTATTAGGCCGGTAATGCCCATGATAAGGCCCAACAATATAAACacatataaaaacaaaaacaattaataaaatcgCAGATCTTAGCGCCAAAATTGCTAGTGCATTAGTGTGACCAAAGTGCGctgctataaaaaaaaaggcgaagTGCCATTCACATGGAAATTCTATATTGTATGTTTTCCAACACTTGGGTATAGCtattagattttaaaaatgtttccatATTTCTAACCGCTTTTTACGGTTACTTCTTtgtatattaataattatgcCTCACTTATTGTATCGATTTCCGTATTGCAGTAATGTAAAGAACCCCCTTATTGTGACCCACTGTCCACACGGATACGTCCTAAAAATCCTTAACTCACTGGACTCCAAGAAGGAGGACTTCGTGGATGCCCAAAATCAGTTGCTGCTTTACTTAGGTAAGAATTGCTTACCAATCCATCAACAAATTTACAATGTAATCTTATAACCTAGCGAAACACAGTGTAAAGTGCCCCCGGCCGGTAGCCAATGCCACTGGAAAATTTTACTCTGTGGAGCGGCTGAATGGGAACTCGAATGTGGTGCGGCTCTTGGAATTTATACCGGGAGAAATCTTCCACCAGGTGCCGGCGACAAAGCACCTGCTCTACCGCAGCGGGGAATACTTGGCCAGGTTAAACCGAGCGCTTAAGAATTTTACCCACCAGGCGTATGAAACCCACAAGACCTTGTGGATGCTGCAAAGTGTTCCGGAGCTGAGGCAATTCCTGTATGTGGTAAAGGATCAGGAACTGCGTCTTATCTGCGACGAGGTAATCGATGCTTTCGAAGCCAAGATTCTAAGCCAATTGCCCACCATGGAGCACCAGATCATCCATGGGGACTTCAACGAACAGAATATAGTGGTGGAGCTGGCCCCCAATCAAACCGAATACACCATTAAGGGAGTTATTGATTTCGGTGATACGAGCAAATCGCCACTGATCTTCGAGATTGGAATTGCCCTCACTTATATGATCCTGCAGGCCAACGATTTGGCCAATGGAGGCATATTTCTGTCCGGTTATACCAGTCTGAACCCCATTGAGAACTCAGAGGTGGTTCTTCTTAAATATTGTGTGGCTGCCCGATTGGTTCAGAGCCTGGTAATGGGTCTCTACACCCACACGCTGCATCCCACGAATGAGTACCTGCTGGTGACCCAGGAAAAGGGTTGGAAACTCCTACAGAAGCTGTGGCGCGAGAGCTttggggatgtggatgagcTGTGGGCGACCACTGGACATCAGTACTTGACCcaaagcaataaataataaacaatccCGATGGGCTTGTTCTGTTTTTAAAGGTATTTTAacagattttcaattaagctGTTCTGTGTATTGAAGATTTTGCATGTTATGTTTTCCATTAAGTGACGAGAGTCACAAATTGTCACAGTCAAcatagaatataataataaggcATTATGTAAGATGTCAAATACGTGTGCAATTGCACAGCCCCTTAACAATATGATATTGAGAGGATCGAAAACTAAAAGACGTCTGAAACCAGAACCAAGCGATACCAGATGCTAGTAATATCGAAAGAGGGCTGTTAAAAAAACCCATTGTCAATTATTAGAATTCCATTAACATATCACCTGCGCAAAATAAGTTGCAAGTCCAAGTATTGATTGCATTTCGTTGCTTTACAATTTACTTTATCCTGtatattattatcattatctTTACAATAAAACTtgttaaacaaatacaaatacattgTATGTAGTACATTAATTCTTACAGTAGGTGAGTTTGTTTAGAGCTCTACAGTGGTGGCAATTAATTTCGAATTGATTTTCAGTTGAAGCTTCAGTAAATTGAACTAATTAACGCTAATTACATTGAATGGTGTAAAATGGGTGTTGAACGTAGTTCCACCTTCCGCTTCTCCCTCTCCTGGACAATGTACAAcgttttatattcattttgtTACATTATAATTATCCCTATGCGTTTGGGTACAGTGCCTACTTAACGCTATATTACAAATAACCGACTTAACACCTACagaaatgtacaaaaataaGACGCCACTCGAAAGCGAGCTGTGGATTTGATTTTCACCGGACGTTGGCAGGCTCCTTATCATTGCGACAGAAGGGCAAACAGAAGAAGTGTTAAACGCAACGATTTTATCCGAAAATGTATGGTGCCCATAAGGCTAAGCCGGTGTGCAGCTTGGGAATCAGGTTTATATTTATTCTTCAAAtcttgtttgctttttaacggttttggttttttggtaaaacattaaacaagTTAAGGaaagttaataaaataaaacaataggTCAAATGTTTAATTCGATTACTCTAAGCAGACAACAACTTGCACACAATTTTTACACAATCAaatcctaaaaaaaaaaacacaaaattatCAGAGATATACCTGAGTAACTCTTTGCAACACACAAGCTATCTGCATTAGAGAATCTTAAGATATAACAGTATAAAtatagacaaaaaaaattgttatacgggctagaaaaaaaatatttaaaaatataagtCTACgaatttcattgtttttcgccaaaaaaaaatgcccaATATAAGTTAATATATATCTTTCGATTCTTGATAACTCCAGTGCGGGCGATTTTTAAGGTGATAAAGCTGAGATGAATTATACAATCTAACTAGCGACTGGTTTAGATTACATGCTGCGACGGACTAAGTAATTTACGTAGATTGAAAACAAGCAGGAGTGAAACTCTTTTTAATAGCAAGTTAACTAAATCTAATCATTTCCAGACCAGGCGACGAACTTTTGGATTCATTTACATCTTATATCAGATCGAattattgatattttcaagaaataaatatgataACAGTTgaatagaaaaatgtttaaataggACAGCTCAATTTTACTTGCCATTAATGATCTCTCATCGCATTAGAAACGACAAAACTTTGACAAAAATTTATAGATTCTATAACAAAGAATTTCTAATGTCCCAGAATTTATCTTTCCGTTCTTtttattatgcaaataaaaacgGACATTTGAGGAACCATATATACATTAAACATCGTCTGCTCTGGATTGTTTGACTTCTTGACGATTTCTGGGAATCGCTACTGTTAACTCTGGTGCTTTCACTTTACGCttaagaaataattaaaaatttaaaactgaaaatcatTAGTATGGTAGACGCAACGACTTCCCCCCAACCGCCAGTCTTCAGCTTAGCTCCAGTAGCAGATCTCCCAGGTTTTTCCTGGCTAACGATTCTTTTGGCGCTTGCGTCGCTTTGGAAACACGTAGGAGGAGTGGTTTTCCTGATGCCTCGCCTCGGCAGCAGTGGTGGGTAGCTTTTTGCTAGCCAACGTTGCCACCGGCTCAGCCAATGCCTTGGACCTGGCTATGGAGGTTGGCGCTTCGACTGCATCCACCCAGGGGACGCCGAAATCATCCCGCGCCTCCATGTTGACCACGTTTTCACCAAATGCCTGAACGGTCACCTCGTTGACAAATTGGATGGCCTCTATGTCCTCGGGCAGCGGGTAGAAAGTGGACGCGCGCAGAGGATCCAGCGCAACCAACACCTCGTCTTGGTTCCGCCGCATCCTTAGCTGTTCAAGCCGGATCTGCTCTTTCATATAACGTGCATCCCTGCACTTTCGATCGACCTCATCCTTTACATATTTCTGGTGCCGGCGCTCAAATGTTGCATCGCTCAGTGGTTCTGTGTTAGTTTTAACCGAACTAGGGGGCACTGGGACATCCCTCCACTTGGGTATCTCCAGACTAGGGTTATCCGCTAGCAGCTCGTCGGCCTCCTCCAGGAAGAACTCGTTGTCACAGTGGAACTCCTGATCCTCCCACGTTCTCGTGCTGTACGGAAACGTGGCAGTGCGGAATCTGGACTGGAGTTTACCCGATCTCGCCGTTGCCTTGCTGTACGTGTGGGGTGAACAGTTGTTTAGCGTTTTTCGGGTAGTCGAAGTGGTGCTGCTAACGCTGCTATTAGATTGGGGTGTTAGAGGAGTTGCTATCTGTTCAGCTGCCTTGGATTTCGATTTTGCAGCAGATATATCCTGGTCTATTGAGGATGTAACCGCATGCTGTGGCGTTGAGCCAGGCGTTGGTGTCGTTGACGGCGTGGGCGCTGGGGTTATTGTGGTTGAGGATACTGGTGCACTGGGTGGTGGGTATATAAGATTTGTGGCCACTCTCTCTCTAATTTTCTTGAGCGTAACCTGTGACTGATGACTCTGGCTTAGAAGCTCCTTTTTTAAATGTTCCGCCAGTTTTCTTTTAACTGTCTCCACATCATCCATTTCTTCATCTAGGTTCCGAGACGTTTCcgatgtgttttttttatcattgACCAACATACTTTTATTGCTTTTCAGCTCGGGCGCCGGAACCTGATCAACGTTATTGTGTTTTCGAACATCAGCCGGGGCGGTGGAGCCGGTTCTGATGTCAGAGTGCATTTCATACTGCCTGATCTTAACCTGCAAACGCTGCGTTTTTATTGGTTCCGTTTGCGTCTTTGTGGACTGATGGTTGGATATAATTTTTTGAGCGGGGGCGTCTTTTATGTCAGCGGTGTTGGCCTTGGGCAACGTGGTTTCTTTAGAGGATGTATTCGGAACAGAAGCTACCTTTGGGGCTATCGCTTTCGGAAGGTGCTTTGATGCATCCTGCGGTTGCTTTTTCACAGTTTCTTTCTGCATCTTGTTTACATCCTCTTGTTGTTCCTCGCGAACATCCAGCGGCCCATCTTCATTCATCTTCTGTTCTTCTTTAGGCAGATCCTTGGGTTTTGGGTCCAACCTGGGAACATCCAGCTGCTTCCTTATTGCTTTGTGATCATCGGTGGCATCTTCCTGATGCTTCTGCGTCGTAGGTACTTCTAGAGGCTCGGGGACTGATTCATgttccttctccttcttctttAAAGCCACCTCCTGGAGGAAAATCAGCGTTTTTAATGCGTGTCCTGCTATCTCGACTGTCTCCTGTCGTCTTTTTTCCTCAGCGATTTTAACGGTGGTGACATCGTCAGGTTCCCCTGCTTCCGGATCCAAGTGTTTTTTAACAGTTTGCTCAGGCTCTAGCTGCAGCCACTTTTCAGTTATCCGATTCGGATTTCCCTCTTTCCTTATCTCTGCCTGTGTCGAAGACTTCTGCTGATGATTGGGTGTTGAATGGGCCGAAGGCGCACAGGCCTTCTCCTCCGTCGGGTCCAATTCCATAGAGTTAATCTAAAAGAGGATAGGGTTGCTTGACATAATCTTTTGATTAAAGAATAATATGAAACATACCTGATTCTGCCAGAGCTCTTCCTCAGTTCTAGCGTGTACCTCCGTATTGCTATCCAACGACTGATCATCGTCCTCTTCATCATCGTCCTCCTCACTTTCATCGTCTTTATCACTATTGTCCTCATCTTCTTCGTCCTCGTTTTCGTCCTCATCCATATGGCCGTTGGCATCCACAGAATGTGCATGCTCCTCCAAATCAACCAGCTCCTCGGTGACCACttccatttcaattgattCCAAAGCATCATGAAAGATATCCCCTCCAACGACTTCTTCGGTGTGCACCACTTGCATTTGCAAATGATCTTCCTCAGCGCCCAGTTGGTCCTCTTCCTGCGAATGCTGCTCCTTATGTGCTAGCAACACGTGCTCCTCGGCTAATTCCGTTTGCTCCTGAATGTGGTGCTCAGAATCCTGATTCATGCGCTGCAGGATAAACGTGCTCACCTTTTTGCCGTTGAATTCACCGCGGCCTTTGCTCTCAGAGCGCTTGCTGGCTGACTGATTCGTAACCACTCCCGCGTGCTGGCACACAGCCGGAATCTCCTCCATGTTCACGGCCCTGGAAAGAGCATTAGCAAATTGAGGCTGCGCATCTATCGTTTGTGTGCTCTGTTCCCGCTCCTGAAAAACAGTTTGCGTCTCGGCATGGCAGCGTATCAGCTTCTGCTGCGGTGCAGCAGGTGGCAGTGAGGgatcatcgtcgtcgtcgtcattgTCGGTTCTTCGCTGGTTCTTTCGCCGCAGTTGTTTGCGTAGATCCTCGTTGGCGGCCTCCAGCTTAGCAACGGCCTGCTTTAATTCCATATTCTGTGCCATCACTACGCTCATCTTGGCGCTTTGGTCGTCCAGATCTTTGTCCTTGGCCGCCAGACTGTCCGTCTGCTCCTGCATCAGCTTCAAGTGTAGCACAATCATGCGCTTCAGGTTGTTATTCTCCACGATGAGGGTAACCATATCGGCGCCGGCACCCACTGTTCCGCCGGTAGAAGGGGGAGCCATGGCTCCGCCCCCCAGCTCAGCTagaggaggaggcggaggcggcAAAGGCTTCCGGTAGTTATTATTGCCCCCGCCATGGCCTCCACGGCCATAGCCATATTGCTGGCGCGCATAGCTCTTCCCGGGATGCTGATGCAGATGCTGCGTCTGATTGGGATGGCCGTGCAGATGCCTTTGATGGCCACGCGACGGATTGTGGTGATACGGCGATTCCGAGTAGTTGGCCCGCTGTTTGAGCGGCCACTTGAATCGCTTGTCCATGGCGGTCGAATTGAAACCCGTGCCGTCGGTCCTACGATCTCATAATTCTtcgaatgtttttgttttgttttggttctgtTTGCGTCGCTTGGGGTGCACACAATCTTCTTCAGCTGATACGGCCGACAATGCGTAGAatcccgattccgattcccacCACACTTAATTTTCCTTCCTCGCCCTCGCAAAAGAACCGCTCTTTTTTCGGCCAGAATCTAATGGATTTATCGTTTTAAACGTGGCGTTCTTTTCGCACTTGGTGACCGCATTTAGACAGCGGTTTTTCGGTTCGTGTTTAAACGTTCTTTCACCGCTTTTtccacaaatatttgcaaaatgtAAACTCGCCCCGAAAAATGCTCTTGGAAGTATGGCGTTTTGCTGGCGTTGCCACTCTTTGCCCAAGCGCAGAGTTGATCTGGGGCACAGTGATGGGAGTTTGCCGTGATGGATGGCTTATCACGACAGTCACGAAGTGAAACAATTTTGCACGAAACTGTACTTACCTTGCAGATAATAGctgattatatatatattttcaaaacttTACTACTTTATAagaatttgaaattttgcTAAGCAACTTatcaaagcaaaagcaacaatggCCACGGAAtctaataattataataataataaaaataattatgtttaTAATGTTCTGACTTAAAAGATTTTAATATTACGAACTCATTTCGTAAGTCacatgtttttattaaatatttcactaGAAATACCTTTTTTTATAATGGTACGAATAAAAAACCAATACAAATTCATGTCGTGCCTATGTCGCTAAGTGCCTGGAAAGCGTGTCACGCTGACATCTCTAAGGTCTATTGCCACCAATGCAAAAGCCGGGTTAGCTGTACAAACCACTTTTAGTGCCACccactaataaaaatatggccAAGCAAAATGAAATAGTCTTCGAGAATGCCCTAATAGTTATGTAATCGGAAAATTACGGGAACAAAGATCCGTTCAGTTGGCAGCCCTCCTATGGCTTATGCAAGCGTCGCCTGTGAATGGCAGATGCAGATGAAGAAGAAATTGGCGGCAAAATTTTGTTAGATTGTTTATTTAGTGTTTGAGTTTCTGGTACTCCTTTCATGGCATCCCTCTTCGGAGATGACGGTGTGGATGACCTGTTTAATGACAACCTTCCGACGGACCCGGATCAGCTTCCCAGCGATGGCGAAGGCGAAAAACTATTTGCGGACGACGAAGAAAACGGCGGAGAGCCTGGCAGCCAGGATGCCCAGACAGTAGAGCCTAAGAAACGAGCTGTGCGAAATCCCCGACCCCGACTCACTGTGGAAACACTTCAAGGTCCTCGGGGCATCCAAACCCTCGAAGATTATTTTAAGGACATAAAGTTTAAGGGCAAGGGTTACGAGAAAACGGATCTCGACGAAGTGCTACGACGCCTGCAGCACTGGGGTCATAGGATGTATTCCACCTACACCTTTGACGATGTGCTTAACAATATCGAACGGCTGGGCAAGAAGAAACCTCTTCAAGTGCACATGGCGCGTTATCGCCTCGGTCAGCTGGAGCAGATGCGTGCTCACGAAGCGGAAGCCATGGAGGAGGCGCAAGATGAGCAACAGGAGGGTGCCGGCGATGAACCCTTTGATGAGTTCGACGCGCTGCTAGGTGAACAGATTGCCATGTCTAGATTGGCGCCTCGCACCCCACACCAGAGGAAAATGTCCACTACCTCTGGTAACAGTACGCTGGTTACCCCCTCATTCTCCCGCAGCAATGCTGTGATGTCCACGCCGTATTCAGCTGTGAATGCTACCGTCGATCGAAATGGAGCTCCTGTGGTTCCAGCCTTCGATCGGAACGGAGCTCCGTTGGAATCGATGGACATCAGTGACTACGGTCAGCCGCTGCCACCCTCACAGCCCCCCACACCGGCGGCTAAGAAATTATCCAACGAACAGATGGCCAGGATTGCGGAAAACCGCAGGTTGGCGCAGGAGCGCCTGAAGGCCAAGAAGCAACAGGAGAACGCAAGTACAAGTTAATGTAATGCATAATATTTATGACATAagaatgtatatttttaaaggaatattttataaaaataaatgtattcaaTAATCATTTCGAAATTGATTTGCACAATTCAATTGTTCGGTTATCAACATCGCAACTGGCCGCACTCGCTTTAAATATACGTTCAATCTCTCATTTTACtgttatatgtatttattttagtcGGAGACCGAGAACAATAAGTTAGAATTCGTGTGTAAAAAACTATATGGAGTGCGAGAGTATTTACAAAGATCATGGGTCATGATGGTGAGGGCTCGTGTAGAAATACTTCACAAGTCTTTAAAGACTAGTCGGGATACTATTAAGGTACTGGTGTTTAGTGGGCTGTGACCCATTCTAAGTGCTAAATCTAAGGGCTACTCTGGGCAGCGATTCGAAGAGACCCTTGGCTCCTTTCAGCAGAGCAGCCACAATGTTGACAAGCATAACATCTTCATTTGGAGTGCTCTGTGACTGGCCGTCTTGATCCTTAGGATCTGATCTTTCCTTGACGGCTTCGCGAATTACGTGCAGTAATCTCTGGTACAGAAACGATTGCCTGTAAATCGGTTTGGAGAGACTCAAGTGATCATCCTTCAGCAGATAGAAATCGCCGAAATCTATCTTAGAGGACTCTTCCGTGACAATGCGCAGTGGGAACTTGAACGAGGTCAGCATGGTGGGGGATCCTTCAGCTACACTGACGACCTTTACATGGCGCAGGAGTGTGTGCAAGCACCCCATAAAACGGCGGTGCATCTCCAGAAGCTTAGGCGAGTTCTCCTCCATCTCCTTTACCTCAATTGAAGGAGAAAGGATCATCTGCATGTGCTGCTTCCACTTGGCAATGGGTGAACCACGGTGTGGGGTTCCCAAAAATACAATGCCCTTTGTATTCTTGGCAAGCTGTTGGACCTTCGGCTCTTGGGAGTCCAGGGATTTGAGCAGTATTAACTTGGTCAGCAGGCCGCCCATGGAATGTCCTATCCACACGATCGGACGATCGTTGCCCACATCCGACGCTGAGATCCTGTCGAGCAATGTGCTAGCTCGCACATCGATGTGACCCTGGCCCTTCTCACACGGGCAGTACTTGGTGAAATTGGCAGACCACTCTGTGACCGCTGATGTGTAATCTATACCGAGTATTCTGGAATCTGGATAATCATCTGGCAACCATTCCATGGGCCAGCAGTTGGTGTACTCCTCACTTGTGTCCTGGTTCCGCCATTCACTTCCGCACACACTAAATTTTCCTACGCACTCCTCGTTGGCATTTATTGGAACATCAGGGTGGACGACTTCCCAATCCGAGTCCAACTCGGCTTCGTTTCTCAGTGTCTCCACGAACTCCTTGGTGGCTGCATCGCTTATGTTCAGACGCTGTTCTTCCACTTTTTTGCTAGCTTTCAAGACAGGATCTAGAGTTGGAAATAAATAGAGAATTAGTCAAAAACAAATAGTAAAGTGACTACCATCATTTACCTTTGATTGTTTCTGTCTTCTggctgccattgccatttccattgccatttttGACGGCTTcgggtttttgtttgcctccATTCAGTCTCTTCTGCTCGCCCACCAGAAATACATCGTCTGTTTCGCTGGTGTAGAAGGCGTTTTTTCCATAGAGACCCAGCTCAGTAGGCTTTCTATCTCGCTGTCGCCAGGTAATAAAAACACCTCCCAGCAATCCGTGGACGAAAACAATGTCCGCCTTGGGCTTCCTGCGGGTGCGAACTCGCGGATGCAGGGGATAGACGTTTGGCGGATATGTGCACTGGTTCGGATCGTCGTAATCCAGATTGGCCATAGTCTTAGCCGATATCACCTGCAAGCGGAGATCGGGGCATTGTTGCCACTCCGCGAGGGCGCCCACCCAACCAGACGTAAAAAAGTGTTCCACGGCATCGGGCACCAGAGACATATTTGCCAACACTTTGCACAGAGTCGATAAGGTCTCGTTGTCGTCGTTAAATATCTTTCGGAGCTCCATAAGATGCACGAGACCTCCGTCCCTCATAAGCCTGGCGGAGACCTCGGGATCCTTTGTGATGTGGTGCAGGAAAGAGATGATTTCTTTCAGTAAATCCGTGTCGGCTGTGGAAAGGACTATTGTCTGCTCCTGAGTCAAGTATTCGTGAATGTCCTCCTGCATGAAAACCAGATGGAATTAGTGTCACGCAAAATGTGGTGGTTAACATCGACTTACAATGGGATCCTGATCGGGAAAGTATTTGCTGAAGAAGTGGTCAACACAAGCCATGGGTCGAAGGCGGGCCAGCATTACGTGGAGCTCCGAGAGGAGCATCTTGGGATTCTTGATGCACCCACGCCGGGGGACGGGCATGAACCAGCGTGTGTCGGCGTTACAACGGGCCAAGGAGACGGCCGTGCGGGCATCACAGATTTGGGCCAGATGCCGAAAATCCCAGTCCTTCAAATGATCCATGCAGATAAGCTGCTGGACCGCCTTAAGCCGTTCTGGCTGGCTGCCAGTTTGGGCGATATTGAGCAGTCGCCAAGCCACCGAGTGCTTAGCCGCCTTCCACCATTTTCCAATCGGGTTAATGATCACGCTGATCCACTTCTTctcgtcctcctccttctgcttTAGCTTTCGCATGGACTCGCGGTAGATGTGGTACTTGATGTAGATGTACTCGGCGCGCCGTTTGTCCGGCTCCGGGGATTTCTTGTCCACATACTGGGAGAGGAACCGGTGGACCTGAGGCG is part of the Drosophila yakuba strain Tai18E2 chromosome 2R, Prin_Dyak_Tai18E2_2.1, whole genome shotgun sequence genome and encodes:
- the LOC6529602 gene encoding protein SERAC1; the encoded protein is MSLEDLKTKLRRHPKLVGLGGVGLITAAGFLLYESPQVHRFLSQYVDKKSPEPDKRRAEYIYIKYHIYRESMRKLKQKEEDEKKWISVIINPIGKWWKAAKHSVAWRLLNIAQTGSQPERLKAVQQLICMDHLKDWDFRHLAQICDARTAVSLARCNADTRWFMPVPRRGCIKNPKMLLSELHVMLARLRPMACVDHFFSKYFPDQDPIEDIHEYLTQEQTIVLSTADTDLLKEIISFLHHITKDPEVSARLMRDGGLVHLMELRKIFNDDNETLSTLCKVLANMSLVPDAVEHFFTSGWVGALAEWQQCPDLRLQVISAKTMANLDYDDPNQCTYPPNVYPLHPRVRTRRKPKADIVFVHGLLGGVFITWRQRDRKPTELGLYGKNAFYTSETDDVFLVGEQKRLNGGKQKPEAVKNGNGNGNGSQKTETIKDPVLKASKKVEEQRLNISDAATKEFVETLRNEAELDSDWEVVHPDVPINANEECVGKFSVCGSEWRNQDTSEEYTNCWPMEWLPDDYPDSRILGIDYTSAVTEWSANFTKYCPCEKGQGHIDVRASTLLDRISASDVGNDRPIVWIGHSMGGLLTKLILLKSLDSQEPKVQQLAKNTKGIVFLGTPHRGSPIAKWKQHMQMILSPSIEVKEMEENSPKLLEMHRRFMGCLHTLLRHVKVVSVAEGSPTMLTSFKFPLRIVTEESSKIDFGDFYLLKDDHLSLSKPIYRQSFLYQRLLHVIREAVKERSDPKDQDGQSQSTPNEDVMLVNIVAALLKGAKGLFESLPRVALRFST
- the LOC6529600 gene encoding protein male-specific lethal-1; the protein is MDKRFKWPLKQRANYSESPYHHNPSRGHQRHLHGHPNQTQHLHQHPGKSYARQQYGYGRGGHGGGNNNYRKPLPPPPPPLAELGGGAMAPPSTGGTVGAGADMVTLIVENNNLKRMIVLHLKLMQEQTDSLAAKDKDLDDQSAKMSVVMAQNMELKQAVAKLEAANEDLRKQLRRKNQRRTDNDDDDDDPSLPPAAPQQKLIRCHAETQTVFQEREQSTQTIDAQPQFANALSRAVNMEEIPAVCQHAGVVTNQSASKRSESKGRGEFNGKKVSTFILQRMNQDSEHHIQEQTELAEEHVLLAHKEQHSQEEDQLGAEEDHLQMQVVHTEEVVGGDIFHDALESIEMEVVTEELVDLEEHAHSVDANGHMDEDENEDEEDEDNSDKDDESEEDDDEEDDDQSLDSNTEVHARTEEELWQNQINSMELDPTEEKACAPSAHSTPNHQQKSSTQAEIRKEGNPNRITEKWLQLEPEQTVKKHLDPEAGEPDDVTTVKIAEEKRRQETVEIAGHALKTLIFLQEVALKKKEKEHESVPEPLEVPTTQKHQEDATDDHKAIRKQLDVPRLDPKPKDLPKEEQKMNEDGPLDVREEQQEDVNKMQKETVKKQPQDASKHLPKAIAPKVASVPNTSSKETTLPKANTADIKDAPAQKIISNHQSTKTQTEPIKTQRLQVKIRQYEMHSDIRTGSTAPADVRKHNNVDQVPAPELKSNKSMLVNDKKNTSETSRNLDEEMDDVETVKRKLAEHLKKELLSQSHQSQVTLKKIRERVATNLIYPPPSAPVSSTTITPAPTPSTTPTPGSTPQHAVTSSIDQDISAAKSKSKAAEQIATPLTPQSNSSVSSTTSTTRKTLNNCSPHTYSKATARSGKLQSRFRTATFPYSTRTWEDQEFHCDNEFFLEEADELLADNPSLEIPKWRDVPVPPSSVKTNTEPLSDATFERRHQKYVKDEVDRKCRDARYMKEQIRLEQLRMRRNQDEVLVALDPLRASTFYPLPEDIEAIQFVNEVTVQAFGENVVNMEARDDFGVPWVDAVEAPTSIARSKALAEPVATLASKKLPTTAAEARHQENHSSYVFPKRRKRQKNR
- the LOC6529598 gene encoding hydroxylysine kinase, producing MEQWNNVELTNMSKKSYTLNHAYDAAEKLNKENTAYSSNGNGASAADSAAAEDDLLKPGSDVRPKVEPEDVESLLRRLYGITISEVKEIIAYDDRNFFLKEDSNVKNPLIVTHCPHGYVLKILNSLDSKKEDFVDAQNQLLLYLAKHSVKCPRPVANATGKFYSVERLNGNSNVVRLLEFIPGEIFHQVPATKHLLYRSGEYLARLNRALKNFTHQAYETHKTLWMLQSVPELRQFLYVVKDQELRLICDEVIDAFEAKILSQLPTMEHQIIHGDFNEQNIVVELAPNQTEYTIKGVIDFGDTSKSPLIFEIGIALTYMILQANDLANGGIFLSGYTSLNPIENSEVVLLKYCVAARLVQSLVMGLYTHTLHPTNEYLLVTQEKGWKLLQKLWRESFGDVDELWATTGHQYLTQSNK
- the LOC6529601 gene encoding protein TIPIN homolog, producing MASLFGDDGVDDLFNDNLPTDPDQLPSDGEGEKLFADDEENGGEPGSQDAQTVEPKKRAVRNPRPRLTVETLQGPRGIQTLEDYFKDIKFKGKGYEKTDLDEVLRRLQHWGHRMYSTYTFDDVLNNIERLGKKKPLQVHMARYRLGQLEQMRAHEAEAMEEAQDEQQEGAGDEPFDEFDALLGEQIAMSRLAPRTPHQRKMSTTSGNSTLVTPSFSRSNAVMSTPYSAVNATVDRNGAPVVPAFDRNGAPLESMDISDYGQPLPPSQPPTPAAKKLSNEQMARIAENRRLAQERLKAKKQQENASTS